The Pseudodesulfovibrio sediminis genome includes the window GCGTTCATGGAAAAGGCGCGGGAAGCCGTGCAGGGTATCAAGATCATCGTTGTTTTCGGGGAGTTCAATCCGCAGGATCTGGTTCGGGCTGTGGAATCAGGAGTGGAAGCGTTCATCCGGTTGCCTCTGGACGAAACCAAGCTGCGTGAGGCCGTCATGCAGTGCGCGCGTGATATAGTCCTGGCCAGACGTATGGCCCAGGTGGATTATTCCCTGCACAATCTGCTCGATTTTTTCCCGGCCCCCGCCGTGTTGATAGATGGCGTCGACGTGACCTACATGAACCGGCCTTTGACTTCTTTCTTCGGATATCAGGCATACGACAAGCTGGGTGAACTGGACTCTGGCATTGAAGATTTCATTCTTAAAATCAATGGTATAGACTATAATGGACAGCCCGGTGAGTGGGTGGATCTGATCGTGAATGACCCTGTGGACCGGGACCATGTGCTGCACATGGAGAACCCGCGTAATCCCGAGGGACGGCCAACTGTGTTCACGGTGACGTTCAACCAGTTTCCCGGCTCGGACATGCGATTGTTCACATTCCATGATGTCTCCGGTTTGGAAGATGAAAAGGTGTATCTCGAAGGCGAGGCGTCCACTGATCCGTTGACCGGGACACTCAATCGCAGGAGTTTTCTGGTGCAGCTCTCGCAAACTGTTGCCGTGGGCAGGACTTTCGGCCTCATCATGTTTGATATCGACCACTTCAAATCAGTCAATGACACCTATGGACATGATGTGGGCGATTCCGTGCTGAAGGAGATAGCACAGGTGGTGCGCAATAATATTCGGGTGCAGGACATGCTGGCCCGCTGGGGCGGTGAAGAGTTCATGGTGCTTTCGCCGGGAGCAGGTCCGAAACTGATGGCACGGGTTGCCGAGCGACTGCGGGAGCGGATTGCCGGGTTCCAGTTTACCGGGGTTCCCCGGCAGGTGACATCCAGTTTTGGCATGGTTGTGTATGAACTGGGCGAGCAGGAGGAAGTACTCCTGAAACGGGCTGATCAGGCATTGTACAGGGCAAAGGAAACCGGCCGCAACAAAGTGGTCAAGGGGTAGCGTCAGCTAGTTGAGCTGGCTCATGCCGATGCTCATCAGCACGCCTATGGCAAGCCAGAGAGCGGTTTTGGTAACGCGCAGGGCCGGAGGAGCGTTCTGAATCAGTAGGGATTCGGGAATGCCGGTAAAGGAATCTTCAGGGGTGAACAGGTAGATCAGGCTCTTCATCATGGTCTCCTCCAAACAGATCGTTCATGAATACATCTTCAATGAAACCACTATGCAACAAGCCTGACCCAGTCCAATAACAATGCGTGAGGCGAGCCATAAGGAAACGTGATTGCTCCTTGGCGGCGCCGGAGGTATAAGCACCAATGGAACTTTACCAGCTCAGAACATTCGTGGCTGTGGCCGAAGAAGGGAATTTCACCCGTGCTGGCAAGCGTGTGCATGCCACACAGCCGGCTGTGAGTGCGCATATCAAGGCCCTGGAGGAAGAACTGGGCGTGCGTCTGTTCAATCGCATTCCGCGTGGCGTGGAGTTGACGCATGCCGGTGAAGATTTGGTGCAGGACGCCATCGAAGTGCTGTCCGCAGCCACTGCGCTCAAGGCCAGAGCCGTGACCCTCGGTGGCGAGGTTTCCGGGGAAATTAGACTCGGCCTGTGTACGGACCCGGATTATCTCAAGATCACCACACTGCTTTCAGCAATGGGAGAGCGGTTTCCCAAGCTCAACCTGAAGTTGGTGCAGCTGCCCTCAAGAGTCATTCTGAAGGAATTACGGGCCAGAAATCTGGATGGTGCGTTCATTTTTTCCGGCAACCCCTACAATGATCTGGAGACCGTGAAGCTCGCCGAACCGCAGTACTCCGTGGTGGGCGCTAGCAGATACAAGGAAGAGTTGGAGCGCGGCGAAGCCGGTGCGCTTTCGGCTCACACCTGGATCATGCCCACCAGTGACTGCGCTTTCAGGGATTTGCAACTGGAGCTGTTTAATCAGCACGGCATCGTGCCGGTGCAGACCATTGGTGCGGATTCCGAAGAGGTTATCAGGCCGCTGCTTGTCGAAGGCAAGGCGCTCGGCCTGGTGCGTGAGGATGAGGTGGCGCGCATGCTCGAGTCAGGGCAGGGCGCGGAATGTTCTCCTCTGGGACGCCACCCCATGGAGCTGAATTTCATCTATCGCACCGGGGAAGGCGGCTATCCCTCCGTTGCCGCGCTCATCGAGATCGTTCGGCGTACCTGGGATGTGTAGCCCTCTGTTTTAGTCAACACCCCAGACTTTTTTAACGTGCTCGATAACAGCCTGCATGACAGGGTCCTGGTCGCGCCGTTTCAGATAGACGAAACTCAATCCGATGGACAGATCGTCAAAGGCGATGGCGTGCACAGGGTTGCCGATGCGGTTGGCGGCCTGGACTTCGTTCTCACGGAGAAAGGACACGCCTTTACCGGCAGCAACCAGAACGCGGATGACCTCGTCTCCATCCACCTCAAGCTGATTGGTCAGTTTGAAGTTGTGTGACTGGAAAAAAATATTCACTAGCTTCTGTACGGGATTGTCGGAAGGGTCCATGATCCACGGCAGATCTGCCAGCGCCTCAAGGCCTCCCTCTATTCTGTCTTTCCAGATATCGGGTATGGCTACGAAAAATTGCGTGGTTTCCAGAGGGACCGATTGCACATCAGAGTTCCGTGGCTCCCCGAAGATGAATCCGCAATCCAGATACCCGTCACGGATAGCATCCTGCACCGACGTGGAAGCCCGCTGCTGAAGCTGCAGCGTGACCTTGGGGTGCTCTTCGCTCAGCGAATTGAGCAGTTGTACCACCCGCAGATAATCGGCGTCGGTGTTCAGCCCCAGCGAAATGTCGCCCACAAGCTCATCGCCCATGTTGCGGGCTTCAAGCTTGAACTCTCTGGCGGCCTGCAACACCTGGTTCGCCTTGATATGCAGCCGCTCACCAGCCTCAGTCAATCGCATGCCCTTGGGGGTTCGAATGAAAAGTTTGGTGTCCAGCTCCTCTTCCAATGCCTTGATGTGGGCGCTTACGGAAGGCTGGCTGGTGTGCAGCCGCAAGGATGCGCGGGTCAGGTGCTGTTCCTCGGCCACCACGATAAAGGTCTTTAATTGATAGAGTTCCATGCCTGTTATCAGCTCCTTTGATGAACATGATCACCATAGCCGATTAAGAGCAAAATTGCCATCAGAAATACTGAACAAGTGCATCACACAAAACAATTGGATTGATTCCACACCCTTCCGTAGATGTGCAGATATGGAATAACGCCCGGTTGGTGGCAAAGAAAGGAGAATAATTATGAGCATGGATAACGATACCCGTCTGATGATGATGAACATGCGCAACGGTGCGCAGACCTCCGCTTCTGCACGCGCCCGCAAGACTGCCCGCCGTCCCGTTCGTGTGATGAGCACTGCGGCCATGGCCAGCTTTGCGCTGACCCTCTTTACCAGAGGCGCATAAATTTCGGGGCCTTTGTAGCCCTCATTACCAAGCGGGTTTGAGCCGTTCTTGTCTGGATTTTGCATCCTTTCCATCCAGACAAGAGCGGCTCTTTTATTGTCATTGTGACAAGAGATGACGTTACTCAAATTCTGTGAACTGGCGGTAAGCGAGGGGTGCCAAAGAACACCTGTCGTAAATTGAATAAATAGACAGTATATGGGTATTAATTGTAACACGTTGAAATAATGTAATTAATATATCAATACTCAAAGAGTAAGCGGCAGGTTCCCTGTTGCCAATACTCGGAGCGATGCAGTACGTGTTCAAAGAGTGAAAATTTTGCTTGATTTCTTATGTGAGAACTATTACTACTTAGCTCGCATTTGATGTCACGAATCGGGTCCGGTTGGACCGAACCAAACATAATTTAAGGAGTGTTGAGAAATGAGTAAGACCACTGAGAATCTGAAAGCCGCGTTTGCTGGTGAGTCCCAGGCCAATCGTAAATACCTTGCCTTTGCCGAGAAAGCTGACAAAGAGGGCAAGCCCGGTGTTGCCAAGTTGTTCCGCGCTGCCGCCGCTGCCGAGACCATCCACGCTCACGCCCATCTTCGTCTGCTGAAAGGTGTCGGTTCCACCGAAGAGAACCTCAAGGAAGCCATTGAAGGCGAAACCTATGAGTTCAAATCCATGTATCCGGAAATGATGGAAGATGCCAAAGCTGAAGGGGAAAATGCCATTCTGCGCTACTTTGGCTTTGCTAATGAGGCTGAAAAGATTCACGCCGAACTGTATACTGCTGCTCTCGAAGCAGATAACGACACCTTTGCCGATGCCGATTTTTACATTTGTTCCGTTTGCGGTCACACCCAGGACGGTGAACCCACTGACAAATGTCCTATTTGCGGTGCCGCTGCCAAGGCGTACACCAAAGTAGATTAAGGCGAGACCACCAAAAAAAGGCCCTGGCTGCATGCAGTCAGGGCCTTTTTTTGTGGTCTACACGGCTTCCGAGAGCGGCACCCCTTCCGCCTACGCATCGGCACCACTACTCGAAAGCCTCCCGTCCTCGGCGAGAGGGGAGAGCACGTCGCCACGCTGTGAAGAAAAAAAAATGCCGTTTTCTGATAAGGCAAAGAATATAAGGGTGTCGAATGGGAAGCGTTTCGCTTTGGTAGTGAATACAACTTGCCAGCTGTATACGAACATGATCCGTGGAGTGACGAAAGGCGAAATTATGTCTGAATACATTCTGCATGAAGGCAATATTCCCGCACTCAAATCGCCTAATATATCGAATTATTGGTATAAAAATTCTCACACCCCGCGAAGCGGCAACAAAAAGTTTTGGGAAAGAGAGGGATGGGGAGAAGGGAGAGAAAGTCCTTTTTCAAAAGGGTTTTCTCTCCCTTCTCCCCAGCTGCCGGAGGCATTTTCATACAGCCAATAAACTTGAAAATTTCGGTGAATTTCCTTACACCGTGTACATCCCGAAAACATATTAGAGGGGGAACCTCATGAAAATTCTGGTTGTTGGTTCTGGTGGTCGTGAGCACGCATTGTGCTGGAAGCTTTCTCAGAACCCGAAAGTAACGCAAATCATGTGTGCGCCGGGTAACGGCGGCACAGCCCAGGTGGGCGAAAATATAGCGGTCAAGGACGATGATATTCCGGCTCTGGTCAAATTGGCCAAAGAGCGCGAAGTCGATCTGGTTGTGGTCGGCCCGGAGTTGCCGTTGGTGCTTGGTCTGGAGAACGCCCTGCGCCAGGAAGGCATTCCCTGTTTCGGCCCCAATGCGTTTGCGGCCAATCTGGAAGGGTCCAAGGCCTTTTCCAAGAACGTCATGGCGGACGCTGGTGTACCCACCGCACCGTTCCGCGTGTTTGACGAATTTGATGAAGCCGTGGCTTTTATCAAGGAAAAGGGCGCTCCCATAGTGGTCAAGGCCGATGGTCTGGCTGCGGGCAAGGGCGTTGTCGTGGCCACCTCCGAAGAAGAAGCCATTGAGGCCGTGGAAGAGATGATGGTCAAAAAGGCTTTTGGCTCTGCGGGTGACCGCGTGGTCATCGAAGAGGCGCTCAAGGGTGAGGAAGCCTCCTTCCTCGCATTTTGCGACGGCACCAACTTTGCCATGCTTCCTTCCAGTCAGGACCACAAGGCCGCCTATGAGGGCGATACCGGCCCCAACACCGGCGGCATGGGCGCCTATTCTCCGGCCCCGATCCTGCCCAAGGAAAAGTATGCCGAGACCGCCGAGTTGTGTATCAAGCCCATCCTGCGCCACCTGGCTGCCAAGGATGAGCCGTTCAAGGGCGTGCTGTATGCAGGCCTGATGTACACCGATAACGGGCCGAGCGTGCTTGAATACAACGTCCGTTTCGGCGACCCCGAATGCCAGCCGTTGCTAATGCGGTTGGAAACCGATCTGCTCGAAATCATGTTTGCCTGCATTGATGGCAAGCTCGACGAAATTGATGTGGTCTCCACTCCGCAGACCGCCTGTGGTGTGGTCATTGCGGCTGAAGGATACCCCGGCTCCTATTCCAAGGGCATGGAAGTCACCGGACTCGACGCAGCCGATGCCATGGAAGGGGTCAAGGTCTTTCAGGCCGGAACCAAAGTGGACGGCGACAAGATTGTCACTTCCGGTGGCCGCGTGCTCTGTGTCACCGCACTGGGCGATGATCTGGCCGCGGCACAGAAAAAGGCCTACGAGGCCGTGGACAAGGTTCATTTCGACAAGAGCTTCTACCGCAAGGATATTGCGGACAAAGGTCTGAAAAGAATAAAATAATTACCTTCGTTAACCAGGGGACCCTGCACCAAGGGTTTCCTGGTCCTTTCAAAGCCTGTTGTCGCGTCGCCTGACGGGTTGGAGGGAAATCTGTGTTGAGGTGGCGGCGATGGTGTGTGCGCTGAGAAGGCGCGTCACGTTGGTAACATATGAGGGAATGCTATGCCGAAAGTTGTGATTTTCATGGGGTCTCTCTCTGATGAAGAGAAGATGCGGCCCTGTTCGGATCTGTTGAATGATCTGGGAATTGACCATGTTTTTACCGTGTCCAGTGCGCACCGTACACCGGAACGGACAGCCCGACTCGTCAAGGAATATGAAGCGGACGGTTGTCAGGTGTTCATTTGTGCCGCCGGACTGGCCGCACATCTGGCCGGGGCCGTGGCGGCCAAGACGACAAAACCCGTACTGGGTGTGCCGCTGACTGCTTCCTCGCTGGGCGGCATGGACGCCATGCTCGCCACTGTCCAGATGCCTCCGGGCTTCCCGGTCGGCACGCTGGCACTCGATAAGGTCGGCGCCAAAAACGCTGCCTGGTTCGCAGCACAGATTCTCGCACTCCACGACGCCACTCTGGCCGAAAAAATCCAACAGGCCAGAGACGGCTTCAAGGAATCAGTAGAAAAAGCCGCGGCCAGCCTGTAAAGGCGGGGTCTGCGGCATCTGGGGGAAGGGAGAGAATAGTGCCTGGAAAAGGTGCCTTTTTCTTCCCCCAGTCATATTTATTCCCGTATTTTCAGTACGTTTATGACGCAAGTCGGCAGTGGGATTCCTGCGCTTCCCGGTCTTCCCGGTCTTGGGCGGTGTCAGGGCTGTGTTGTTTGCTGCGGCAGGCATTGTTGCGAGACTTGCCGCAGATAGGGCTTTCGCGTATTGAGTTGAAGATAGGACATCATGACGAAATCCAAGAGTAATACGGCTGTTCCGGTCTTTCGATCCGGCAAGGAATCCCGGCGATTCGTGCGGAATCTGATCTGGATTCTTGTGCTGTGTTCTTTGGCCATGACTGGTCAGGGGTTACGTTATTATTTTAATTATTCTCAGTTGATACAGATACGGAACGAAACCGAAAAGCTGTATAAATCCGTGCTGGGACCGGATATCGGCGGTTCACCGTTTGGTCGGTTGCAGTTCGAGCAGGGCAAATTGATGGCCGCTCGTCGGGTCGGACTCGATCCATTGAGCGTGCTGGCGGCCTTGAGCCGTCCCGAGGCCCAAAGCCTCAAGCTGGACGGACTCAGCCTGACCGGCATGTCAGGGATGGCTCGCGGTGTCATGGGGGCAGGGCAGGAGGCGTTTGATGCCTATTTCAGCTCACTTTCCGACGACGATCAGTATCTTTTCAGACTGAATCGGAGCGAGGAAGGGCCGGACGGTGTTGTTTTCAGTCTGATTGTGGAGCCGAGATAACATGGCCGGAAAACGACTTGCATATCCTTGGAGCTCCTGGCCTCCGACTACGCAGCAGCGGTTTTTCAAGCTGGTCCTGAGTGGTACGGCGACCGCGTTTTTTGCTGTTTTTGTCGGTGTGTATCTGTTCACAGGCACACTGGATCAACAGATCAAGGCAGAAAAGGCGCAGTACAGTCGCGTGGTGCCGATTGTTCAGGAAATCAATATGCTTCATGCCCGTCAGGGCGATCTGGCCCACCTTTCGGTCGAAGAGGCCACCCGTCGTATTCTGGATGACCATGCGCTGACGGAACACACGATATCGTTCCATGAGACCCGCATTTCCGAGACAATGTTGGGAGAAGAGATGACCATGACCGGCCTG containing:
- a CDS encoding LysR family transcriptional regulator, which gives rise to MELYQLKTFIVVAEEQHLTRASLRLHTSQPSVSAHIKALEEELDTKLFIRTPKGMRLTEAGERLHIKANQVLQAAREFKLEARNMGDELVGDISLGLNTDADYLRVVQLLNSLSEEHPKVTLQLQQRASTSVQDAIRDGYLDCGFIFGEPRNSDVQSVPLETTQFFVAIPDIWKDRIEGGLEALADLPWIMDPSDNPVQKLVNIFFQSHNFKLTNQLEVDGDEVIRVLVAAGKGVSFLRENEVQAANRIGNPVHAIAFDDLSIGLSFVYLKRRDQDPVMQAVIEHVKKVWGVD
- the purD gene encoding phosphoribosylamine--glycine ligase, with product MKILVVGSGGREHALCWKLSQNPKVTQIMCAPGNGGTAQVGENIAVKDDDIPALVKLAKEREVDLVVVGPELPLVLGLENALRQEGIPCFGPNAFAANLEGSKAFSKNVMADAGVPTAPFRVFDEFDEAVAFIKEKGAPIVVKADGLAAGKGVVVATSEEEAIEAVEEMMVKKAFGSAGDRVVIEEALKGEEASFLAFCDGTNFAMLPSSQDHKAAYEGDTGPNTGGMGAYSPAPILPKEKYAETAELCIKPILRHLAAKDEPFKGVLYAGLMYTDNGPSVLEYNVRFGDPECQPLLMRLETDLLEIMFACIDGKLDEIDVVSTPQTACGVVIAAEGYPGSYSKGMEVTGLDAADAMEGVKVFQAGTKVDGDKIVTSGGRVLCVTALGDDLAAAQKKAYEAVDKVHFDKSFYRKDIADKGLKRIK
- the purE gene encoding 5-(carboxyamino)imidazole ribonucleotide mutase, which translates into the protein MPKVVIFMGSLSDEEKMRPCSDLLNDLGIDHVFTVSSAHRTPERTARLVKEYEADGCQVFICAAGLAAHLAGAVAAKTTKPVLGVPLTASSLGGMDAMLATVQMPPGFPVGTLALDKVGAKNAAWFAAQILALHDATLAEKIQQARDGFKESVEKAAASL
- a CDS encoding LysR family transcriptional regulator — encoded protein: MELYQLRTFVAVAEEGNFTRAGKRVHATQPAVSAHIKALEEELGVRLFNRIPRGVELTHAGEDLVQDAIEVLSAATALKARAVTLGGEVSGEIRLGLCTDPDYLKITTLLSAMGERFPKLNLKLVQLPSRVILKELRARNLDGAFIFSGNPYNDLETVKLAEPQYSVVGASRYKEELERGEAGALSAHTWIMPTSDCAFRDLQLELFNQHGIVPVQTIGADSEEVIRPLLVEGKALGLVREDEVARMLESGQGAECSPLGRHPMELNFIYRTGEGGYPSVAALIEIVRRTWDV
- a CDS encoding GGDEF domain-containing response regulator; translation: MSRRSRKRLTILVVQQTPTDRKRLMEVLADDKAEVLGASGGDDGLDALHERQPDILVTDIVFRDMDGIAFMEKAREAVQGIKIIVVFGEFNPQDLVRAVESGVEAFIRLPLDETKLREAVMQCARDIVLARRMAQVDYSLHNLLDFFPAPAVLIDGVDVTYMNRPLTSFFGYQAYDKLGELDSGIEDFILKINGIDYNGQPGEWVDLIVNDPVDRDHVLHMENPRNPEGRPTVFTVTFNQFPGSDMRLFTFHDVSGLEDEKVYLEGEASTDPLTGTLNRRSFLVQLSQTVAVGRTFGLIMFDIDHFKSVNDTYGHDVGDSVLKEIAQVVRNNIRVQDMLARWGGEEFMVLSPGAGPKLMARVAERLRERIAGFQFTGVPRQVTSSFGMVVYELGEQEEVLLKRADQALYRAKETGRNKVVKG
- a CDS encoding rubrerythrin family protein produces the protein MSKTTENLKAAFAGESQANRKYLAFAEKADKEGKPGVAKLFRAAAAAETIHAHAHLRLLKGVGSTEENLKEAIEGETYEFKSMYPEMMEDAKAEGENAILRYFGFANEAEKIHAELYTAALEADNDTFADADFYICSVCGHTQDGEPTDKCPICGAAAKAYTKVD